The Pseudomonas azadiae genome contains a region encoding:
- a CDS encoding type II toxin-antitoxin system PemK/MazF family toxin: MALLYQPKEGSVLMCDFRGYEAPEIIKIRPVIVVRKHRTNKLLVTVVPLSTTAPQTVLEHHLQLDSHLQGASPVCWAKCDIVATVSLGRLDRIKSKDRHGKRTYKIAELTYDQFLAIKAAVRSALGLH; this comes from the coding sequence ATGGCACTTCTCTATCAGCCCAAGGAGGGCAGCGTGTTGATGTGTGATTTTCGAGGCTATGAGGCCCCGGAAATCATAAAGATCCGACCGGTAATCGTGGTACGCAAGCACCGAACCAATAAGTTGCTGGTGACGGTTGTGCCACTGAGCACCACTGCGCCGCAGACGGTCTTGGAGCACCACTTGCAGCTCGATAGTCATCTTCAAGGAGCAAGCCCTGTCTGCTGGGCAAAATGTGACATTGTGGCGACTGTCAGCCTGGGCAGGCTCGACCGGATCAAAAGCAAAGATCGTCACGGCAAACGAACTTACAAAATCGCTGAACTCACCTATGATCAATTCTTAGCAATAAAGGCGGCGGTGCGCAGTGCGCTGGGGCTGCATTGA
- the fabG gene encoding 3-oxoacyl-ACP reductase FabG, with the protein MTESVLVTGSSRGIGRAIALRLAQAGHDIVLHCRSGHAEACAVQAEVQALGRQARVLQFDVADRALCRQILEADVEQHGAYYGVVLNAGLTRDGAFPALSEDDWDVVMRTNLDGFYNVLHPVMMPMIRRRAAGRIVCITSVSGLIGNRGQVNYSASKAGLIGAAKALAIELGKRKITVNCVAPGLIDTAMLDENVPVDELMKMIPAQRMGTPEEVAGAVNFLMSAEAGYITRQVLAVNGGLC; encoded by the coding sequence ATGACTGAATCCGTACTGGTCACAGGCTCCAGCCGTGGCATCGGCCGCGCCATTGCGCTGCGCCTGGCCCAGGCCGGGCATGACATCGTGCTGCACTGCCGCAGTGGCCATGCCGAAGCCTGCGCGGTGCAGGCCGAGGTTCAAGCGCTGGGCCGCCAGGCGCGGGTGCTGCAATTCGACGTGGCGGATCGCGCCCTTTGCAGGCAAATCCTTGAGGCCGATGTGGAGCAACATGGCGCCTATTACGGCGTGGTGCTCAACGCCGGGCTGACCCGTGACGGCGCCTTCCCGGCCTTGTCCGAAGACGACTGGGACGTGGTGATGCGCACCAATCTCGACGGTTTCTACAACGTGCTGCACCCGGTGATGATGCCGATGATTCGCCGGCGCGCGGCCGGGCGTATCGTATGCATCACCTCGGTTTCCGGGTTGATCGGCAATCGCGGCCAGGTCAACTACAGCGCCTCGAAAGCCGGCCTGATCGGCGCGGCCAAGGCCCTGGCCATCGAGCTGGGCAAGCGCAAGATCACCGTCAACTGCGTCGCCCCCGGCCTGATCGACACCGCCATGCTGGATGAAAACGTGCCGGTCGACGAGTTAATGAAAATGATCCCGGCACAACGCATGGGCACGCCCGAAGAAGTGGCCGGCGCGGTGAACTTCCTGATGTCGGCCGAGGCGGGCTATATCACGCGCCAAGTCCTGGCGGTGAATGGGGGGTTGTGCTGA
- a CDS encoding beta-ketoacyl-ACP synthase, producing MKRVVVTGMAGMTSLGGDWDTISANFRANRSGIRRMDEWDRFTELNTRLAGPIDDFVVPAHWTRKQLRSMGRVSRLAVWAAEQALQDAGLLGDESIKDGRMGVACGSSTGSTDEIKAFGNMLLNSVAEGLNANSYVRMMPHTTAANISIFFGLTGRLIPTSSACTSGSQGIGYAYEAIKFGRLPLMLAGGAEELCPTEAMVFDALYATSLKNDAPQTSPRPYDSGRDGLVIGEGGGMLVLEELEHALARGAHIHAELVGFGSNADGQHTTRPEQKTMRRAMELALEDAGLEPSSIGYVNGHGTATDQGDIAETLATSSLFGSRMPISSQKSFLGHTLGACGALESWFSIEMMNRNQYVHTFNLDSVDPQCGELDYLQGEFREMHHDYVMNNNFAFGGVNTSLIFRRWS from the coding sequence ATGAAACGCGTCGTCGTCACCGGCATGGCCGGCATGACCTCCCTGGGCGGTGACTGGGACACCATTTCGGCCAACTTTCGCGCCAACCGCAGTGGCATCCGGCGCATGGACGAGTGGGACCGCTTCACCGAATTGAACACGCGCCTGGCCGGGCCGATCGACGACTTTGTCGTGCCCGCCCATTGGACGCGCAAGCAACTGCGCAGCATGGGCCGCGTCTCGCGCCTGGCGGTATGGGCGGCGGAACAGGCGTTGCAGGACGCCGGTCTGCTCGGCGACGAATCGATCAAGGATGGACGCATGGGCGTGGCCTGTGGCTCGTCCACCGGCAGCACCGACGAGATCAAGGCGTTCGGCAACATGTTGCTCAATTCAGTGGCCGAGGGGCTGAACGCCAACTCCTATGTGCGCATGATGCCGCACACCACGGCGGCGAATATCAGCATCTTTTTCGGCCTCACCGGGCGGCTGATCCCCACGTCCAGCGCCTGCACCAGCGGTAGCCAGGGCATCGGCTATGCCTATGAAGCGATCAAGTTCGGCCGCCTGCCGTTGATGCTGGCCGGTGGCGCCGAAGAGCTGTGCCCTACCGAAGCCATGGTGTTCGACGCGCTGTACGCCACCAGCCTGAAGAACGATGCCCCGCAAACCAGCCCACGCCCCTATGACAGCGGGCGCGATGGCCTGGTGATCGGCGAAGGCGGCGGCATGCTGGTGCTCGAAGAACTGGAACACGCCCTGGCGCGCGGTGCGCATATCCACGCCGAGCTGGTCGGCTTCGGCAGCAACGCCGACGGCCAGCACACCACACGTCCGGAACAGAAAACCATGCGCCGCGCGATGGAGTTGGCCTTGGAAGATGCCGGGCTAGAGCCTTCCTCGATCGGCTACGTGAATGGTCATGGCACCGCCACTGACCAGGGCGATATCGCCGAAACGCTGGCCACCAGCAGCCTGTTCGGCAGCCGCATGCCCATCAGTTCGCAAAAGAGCTTTCTGGGCCATACCTTGGGCGCGTGCGGCGCGCTGGAGTCGTGGTTCAGCATCGAGATGATGAACCGCAACCAGTACGTGCATACCTTCAACCTGGATTCGGTCGATCCGCAATGCGGCGAACTGGATTACCTGCAAGGTGAGTTTCGCGAGATGCACCACGATTACGTGATGAACAATAACTTTGCCTTTGGCGGCGTCAACACCTCGCTGATCTTCCGCCGCTGGTCCTGA